The DNA window CGGCCTGGTCGCAGGGGACATCATAGCCGTGTGAAACGCTGAAGCAACTGGGCTGCTGGTCCAATTCTAGCGCGCCAAATGCGTCGCGGTATTCAGAATTGTAAGCGAGGATTTCATAATTGGCCGAGACCAGTATGGCAGGGCAGTCATAGCCCTCGAGCATGGCGCTTAGATTGCGCTGAGATCCTGAATCAGACTGGATGATATCCATGTTTTTGCCAAAATTGGTTTACGTTTTGCCAATTTTGGCTATGGATTGCCTCGGGGTCAAGATAAACCTGTCTGAAGCCCAGCAGATCCGCGATAACCGAAGTTGGCACGCTAAGTGCTAATAGCTAATAGCTGGGAGCTGTGAGAGTGCCACTTAAACTAACAAGTTAAGCGCAACAGGCCAAGACTATTGCTCAGCACGACATGTCAATTGGATATTAATGGAGAGTACGTGGAAAATTTGCAAAGAGCAGTTGATGACAGCTCAGCTGTTGAGGCGGACGTGGCGGTTTTTTTTGATCAGGACAGCAACACCTTTTCTTATGTGGTCAGAGATCCGCAATCTCAAGCCTGTGCGGTAATCGATTCAGTGCTCGACTTCGACTATCCGTCTGCCAGTATCAGCCACAGCAGTGCTGATGCCATTATGAAATATATTCAAGAACGCAGCCTGCAAGTGGAGTGGCATATTGAAACCCATGTCCATGCAGACCATCTGTCCGCTGGCCCCTATTTGCAAAAGCACTTGGGCGGTAAGTTGGCGATTGGTGAGCATATTGTCACTGTGCAGGAAACCTTTGGCAAAATCTTCAATGAGGGTACTGACTTTCAGCGTGATGCCAGCCAGTTTGACCGCCTTTTTAAGGACGGCGAAACCTATGCCATAGGTAACCTAGAGGCTACAGCTCTTCATACGCCGGGTCATACTCCCGCCTGTATGGTGCATGTTATCGGTAAGTCCGCCTTTGTTGGCGACACTATCTTTATGCCAGACAGTGGGACTGCTCGAGCAGATTTCCCCGGGGGCAGTGCTCAAGCGCTTTATCAGTCTGCACAGAAAATTTTAAATTTAGCTCCAGATACCAAACTCTATCTGTGCCATGACTATGGTGCCGAGGGCCGCGAAGTCAACTACCAAACTACAGTCGCCGAACAGCAGCTGCACAATGTGCATCTAGGCAACAACGCTACAGAGGCCCAGTTTGTCGCTCTACGTGAAAAGCGTGATAGCGGTCTTGGCATTCCTCGACTGATGATTCCAGCTATCCAGGTAAATATGCGTGCTGGCCATTTCCCGCCGGCTCAAGACAATGCGGCAGTCTATTTAAAAATTCCCATTAATAGTCTGTAAAAATAACAAAAATAACAAAAGGGACAAACAGTGAAAATAATAACAGTCAGTGAGACATTTTCGGTTTCCGATCAAATTCGTATTGAAGACATTGCCCAGCTAGCTGAGCAGGGCGTGCAGCTTATTATTTGTAATCGACCGGATGGCGAAGCAGCGGATCAACCCAGTGTCAATAGTATTGCCGAGGCGGCGGCGGGCAAGAATATAGAGTTGATCCATATGCCCTTTGTTGCAGGTGGGCTCACGGATGATATTGCAGCGCGTTTCCGCGAGCTGATGGCGAACAATTTGAAAACTCATGCCTATTGCCGCACCGGCAATCGCTCTTTGCAGTTATGGCACAGCATCTCTTCGGAGCAGCTTGAAAAAAAACTTTCTGCAGTGCAAAACACAGGTCAGGCGACGCAGCATTTCGACGTTGTGGTTATAGGTGCCGGCGCTGGTGGTATAGCCGTATCAGCCAGTCTGCTAAAGAGAGACAGCAAGCTACGCATTGCATTAGTTGACCCTTCTACTAAGCATTATTATCAGCCCGGATGGACCATGGTCGGTGGCGGTGTGTTTAAGGCTAAGTCCACTGAGCGCGAAACCACTAAATTAGTAGATAAGCGTGTTAGCTTGCTCCAGCAGGCGGTTACAAAAGTTAAGCCCGATAACAATACTGTGGTTTTGCACGATGGTGCTCAGGTGCACTATGAGCAGCTTGTGGTCGCTCCTGGATTAACTATTAACTGGGGTGCTATAGAAGGTCTTGAAGAGACGCTGGGCAAAAATGGCGTAACCTCAAACTATCGCTATGACTTAGCGCCCTACACTTGGGAACTGGTGCAAAAAACCCAGCGTGGCAGAGCAATTTTCACTCAGCCGCCTATGCCTATTAAGTGCGCGGGCGCGCCGCAAAAGGCGCTGTATCTTTCCGCCGATCACTGGCTGAAAACCAAGCGCCTAGACAATATCGATATAGACTTTTGCAATGCCGGCGGCGTGCTGTTTGGTGTTCCTGCCTATGTTGGTGCACTGCAGTCCTATATGGATAAGTACGGCGTTAGCCCGAGCTACAATCACAATCTGGTCAAAGTTGATGGCGACCAGCGCAAGGCCTGGTTTGATGTTACCGATGCTGAGGGGAATAAATCGCAGCTATGTAAAGACTTCGATATGTTGCATGTCTGCCCAGTACAGCAGGCCCCTGCATTTATAGCCGACAGTGGTCTGGCCGACCAAGGTGGCTGGTTGGCGGTAGATCCCCATAGTCTTTGTCACACAGAGTACGCAAATATCTGGGGCCTTGGCGACGTGATGAATACCACCAACGCTAAGACGATGGCTGCGGTGCGCAAGCAGGTACCAGTGGTGGCGAAAAATATCATCTCTGTTCAAGCAGGTCAGGCACCAAGAGCAAAATATGATGGCTACGGCTCATGTCCACTGACTGTAGAGCGCGGCAAGATTGTCTTGGCCGAGTTTTGCTATGGCGGTCGCGTAGCTCCCAGCTTCCCCAATTGGATCAATGCCGGAACCAAGCCAACTAGATTAGCCTGGTGGCTCAAAAGCCTGGCTCTTCCCTTTGTCTATTGGCACATGATGCTAAAGGGCCGAGAGTGGATGACCCACTGTCCAGAGGAAAAAACCTAAATGGATAAAGCCAGCGACTACCTGCCTGCGTTGAAGTGGATGCGCAGCTACAGTGGGGATGACCTAAAAGCGGATATGGTCGCCGGACTGGTTGTCACCATGATGTTGATTCCCCAGTCATTGGCCTATGCACTGTTGGCTGGTGTGCCAGCCGAGGTTGGCCTCTATGCCAGTATCCTGCCGCTAATTGCTTATAGTTTGTTTGGCAGTAGTCGCACATTGTCGGTTGGCCCGGTCGCTGTCGTGTCATTAATGACTGTGGTCAGCCTCAGCAATATTGTCACCCAAGGCACTGCAGACTATCTGAGCGCCGCCATTGCTCTGGCATTTTTGTCAGGGTTATTCCTTCTGATTATGGGTCTTTTCAAGTTGGGCTTTGTGGCCAACTTTTTATCTCACACAGTAGTCTCAGGCTTTATTACTGCCTCGGGCATTATTATCGCCCTGAGTCAGGTCAGGCATCTGCTGGGTATCTCTGGTGCCGGAGATACCTTGCCGACCATCGCGCTATCCCTGCTTAACAGTAGCGACAGCATTCACACATACACCGCAGTGCTCGGGGTTGCGGTACTGGCTTTTCTGGTTTGGGCAAGAACTGCTGTGGTGCCTATCTGTAAGCGTATGGGAGTGACAGACAGCAACGCCCAACTTATGGCCAAGTTAGCGCCAGTGTTAGCGGTGATTACCACATTGTTGCTAGCCTGGATGGTTGACCTTGAGCGAGCTGGAGTTGCCGTTGTTGGCAGTATTCCAAGTGGTCTGCCCAGGCTGGCCTGGCCCCAGCTTTCCTTTGCGCTATTTCAGCAGCTGTGGTTGCCTGCGTTGAGTATCGCCATTATTGGCTATGTGGAGTCTGTATCCGTGGGCAAAACTCTGGCGGCAAAACGCCGAGAAAATATAGACCCAAATCAGGAGCTGATAGCTCTGGGGTCTGCCAATATTGCCTCTGCATTTTCCGCAGGCTTTCCCGTCACCGGAGGCATTTCCAGAACTGTAGTGAACTTTGACGCTGGCGCAAAAACTCAGGCAGCCAGCATTTTTGCTGCTGTGGGTATAGCAGTGGCAGCGATGTTTTTGACTCCCGCATTATATTTTCTGCCCAAGGTTACATTGGCAGCCACAATTATTGTTGCCGTGTTAACCGTTGTCGATTTTTCAATATTGGGAAAAACCCTGCGCTTCTCGGCGAATGATTTTCGTGCCGTGGCTATCACATTAGTAGGGACGCTGCTATTTGGCGTAGAAGTGGGTGTCCTCTGTGGCGTTATGCTGTCAATTTTACTCTACCTGTATCGCACATCGGTGCCCCATGTGGCTGAAGTGGGCTTGGTGGAGGGTACCCAGCATTTTCGCAATATTCAGCGTTACCAAGTGACCACAGAGCCATCAGTTCTAAATTTACGTGTCGACGAGAGTCTGTTTTTTGCCAACGCATCAGTACTGGAAAATCTTATTTATCAGAAGGTCTACGCGAATGATCTGATCGCTCACGTGGTGCTGATTTGCTCGGCGGTAAATGAGATTGATTACAGTGCCCATGAGATGCTTGAGCGGGTTAACCAGCGACTTGCAGAGCAGGGTGTAAGTCTTAATCTGTCAGAGGTGAAGGGCCCGGTCATGGATGCGTTGCGTTATTCCGGCTTGGCCAAACAGTTGAGCGGAAGTATTTATTTAACCCAGTTTGATGCATTTCAGCATCTAAGGGCCATTTCTAACAAGTAGCATTTTTACAGGAGCTATACAGATAATGGAGTTTGATCCATTTGTTTTATCGCGAATTCAGTTTGCCGCTAACATCAGTTTCCATATCCTTTTCCCAAGCATCACGATTGGACTCTGTTGGTTTTTAGTTTATTTTCGAATTCAGTATTTACGCACCAATGACAAGTCGTGGGAATATGCCTATTTTTCCTGGGTGAAAATTTTTGCCTTAACCTTCGCTCTGGGGGTGGTTTCCGGGATCACCATGAGTTTTCAGTTTGGTACCAATTGGCCAGGATTTATGGAAAAGGTTGGCAACATTGCCGGTCCGCTGCTGGGCTATGAGGTGCTGACCGCTTTCTTTATGGAAGCCTCATTTCTGGGCATTATGCTGTTTGGTAAAGACAGGGTGTCTGAGCGAGTTCATTTGATATCCACAGTTCTCGTGGCCGTGGGAACAACGTTCTCGGCGTTTTGGATCCTGAGCCTAAACTCCTGGATGCAAACGCCAGCCGGCTATGAAATTCGAGATGGTATTTTCTACGCCACAGACTGGTGGCAGATTGTATTTAACCCCTCTTTTCCTTATCGCATGACGCATATGCTGTTGGCCAGCCTGTTGACCAGTGCCTTTATGATAGCTGGCATCAGTGCCTGGCGAATACTCAGATCAAAAGATGGGCCTAGTACTTGGCTATTGCTGCGTTCCAGTTTGATTGCTGCCGCAGTACTTACGCCAACCCAGATCTTGGTCGGTGACCTTCATGGACTCAATAGCCTTGAGCACCAGCCGGCCAAAATTGCTGCAGTAGAAGCTGTTTGGGAAACCGGCAGCGGTGTGCCATTCACCCTTCTGGGTATGCCTAATGAAGAGACCAAGACTACGGATTATGCAATCAAAATTCCTAAGTTGGCCAGCCTCGTGCTGGTGCATGACGCCGAGGGTGAGTTGCCCGGACTTGATCAGTTTGAGGGAGAGCACCCACCGGTGGCTGCGGTTTTTTGGTCATTTAGGGTCATGGTAGGTGTGGGAATGCTAATGCTTATTATGAGTTGGTATGGCTGTTGGAAACTATTGCGTAACAGCACATTTAGCAAAATCTATTTAACACTGCTGGCGCCGATGGCATTTTCAGGATGGGTTGCCGTACTCGCGGGTTGGTATGTTACCGAGATTGGTCGCCAGCCATGGGTAGTCTATGGCTTGCTGCGCAGCAGAGACGTAGTTGCAGAACATCCTCCTGAGATTTTACTGGGGACATTGATTGGCTATTTGGCGCTCTATGTGTTTTTGCTCATCTCTTATATAGGCGCGCTGGCTCATCTGTCGTCAAAACCGCCGCGCTCTGGCGTAGTGATGCATGAATACCATCTTAATAATCAGGGTCGCTCATAGGGAGGTACCATGGAACAGTTTTTACCTATAGCTTTTATGTTGGTCATGGGTCTGGCGCTACTAATTTATGTGATTCTGGATGGCTATGACCTCGGCGTGGGTATGTTATTACCCTTCGCGGATGATCAGCAAAAAGATCTGATGATTGCCTCTATTGGGCCATTTTGGGATGCCAATGAAACCTGGATAGTGCTGGGTGTTGGTGTGTTACTCATCGCCTTTCCTGCGGCTCATGGAGTAATACTTACCTCCATGTATATCCCCATCACTATTATGCTGCTGGGTTTGATTTTGCGTGGTGTGGCCTTTGATTTTAGGGTCAAAGCTGGGGATGCTAGGAAGGAACGCTGGAATAAAATTTTCTTTGCCGGTTCAGTTATTGCCTCTGTGTCCCAAGGTTGGATGCTGGGTTCCTATATCACCGGACTTCAGGACAACCTGACCAGCATTTTATTCTCTGCGCTGATATCAGTCACCTTGCCCTCACTCTATGTACTGCTAGGTGCTGCATGGTTGATGATGAAAACTGAAGACGAACTGTTTAACAAGGCGCTGCGATGGGCAAGGCTAGCCATAGTGCCCATGGGGCTGGGGTTGCTGTTAGTGTCTATAGCGACTCCGATAGTCAGCTCCAGTATCGCAGAAAAGTGGTTTACCATGCCCAATGCGCTAGGCCTGCTGCCTATTCCGCTTAGCTGCATACTGATTTATGGCGGCTTGCTGTGGGTCTTGCGCAGGCCGGATATATTGAACAGAGGCTACGCCTGGACGCTGTTCGCTGGCTTGGTGATTATCTGTCTGATGGCCTCTCTGGGCCTAGCCTATAGTCTGTTTCCCTATATTGTTATAGATCGCCTGACAATCTGGGAAGCTGCTGCCGCTACGGAATCTCTCCAAATGATTTTTTATGGCGTGGCGGTAACCTTGCCGGCAATTATTGGCTACACAATATTTGTCTACAAAATTTTTCACGGCAAGGCCAGAGAACTATCTTATGAGTAACGTTTGGTGATGGGCTAGTATGTGAAGTAACAAGGATGTCAAAAAAGCTTATTGACTAGCTGACTAATAATCTGTCAATCAATGCTGTTTCACTTAGATCAAGTGACTCGCACGCCTAAGAGTAACTGTAATCTTGGTCAAGAATTAAGCTTGCCGCTTCCCGTTTATAGTCAGGGCTATACGTTCTTCGTTTGTTCATCATTAAATTAAATCCCCTGAGGGGGATCTCTATAACCATGGCTTTAATATAGGTGAGTTGCGTACCTCTTGCGGTGCTATAAGTGGATGCTCGCTTCATGCAGCACAGACCGTAGGCGCTCCCCATAGCCACGATATTGCCTCCCTGAAACTCAACTATCTGCGGCAGAACCGCGAACATAACCGTAGCATGATTGCATTAGGTATTTGGATATTGCAGTTTGATCAGAACGAGCTAAGCATTTAGCCTACCGAGTTAGAGCATAAATTTTGAGCGTCAGTTACTACGGAATCACTGAAGCTAAGCCCAATTAAAGACTACATTTCGGATGTAACAAAAGCAGATATTTAAAACCATTAACCCTGTATTAATCAGTAGGTTACCATCCAAATGCAGTTCTCGCCGCCACCAATAAAAAACCTCAACTCTAAAGGGTTATGGGTTTTTATTGGCATCTAGATCTAAAATGAAGCCGCGGAGCAGGTTCAGCTCTAATCACCTCAATAAAGCCAAGGCGGAAAGGTAGACAATTCCACTAAGATAGCGAGGCGGCCTATTATTTTTCCCCGTCTATTTTAAGCCCCATTTTTCCCGC is part of the SAR92 clade bacterium H455 genome and encodes:
- a CDS encoding MBL fold metallo-hydrolase, with amino-acid sequence MENLQRAVDDSSAVEADVAVFFDQDSNTFSYVVRDPQSQACAVIDSVLDFDYPSASISHSSADAIMKYIQERSLQVEWHIETHVHADHLSAGPYLQKHLGGKLAIGEHIVTVQETFGKIFNEGTDFQRDASQFDRLFKDGETYAIGNLEATALHTPGHTPACMVHVIGKSAFVGDTIFMPDSGTARADFPGGSAQALYQSAQKILNLAPDTKLYLCHDYGAEGREVNYQTTVAEQQLHNVHLGNNATEAQFVALREKRDSGLGIPRLMIPAIQVNMRAGHFPPAQDNAAVYLKIPINSL
- a CDS encoding bifunctional protein tyrosine phosphatase family protein/NAD(P)/FAD-dependent oxidoreductase, whose product is MKIITVSETFSVSDQIRIEDIAQLAEQGVQLIICNRPDGEAADQPSVNSIAEAAAGKNIELIHMPFVAGGLTDDIAARFRELMANNLKTHAYCRTGNRSLQLWHSISSEQLEKKLSAVQNTGQATQHFDVVVIGAGAGGIAVSASLLKRDSKLRIALVDPSTKHYYQPGWTMVGGGVFKAKSTERETTKLVDKRVSLLQQAVTKVKPDNNTVVLHDGAQVHYEQLVVAPGLTINWGAIEGLEETLGKNGVTSNYRYDLAPYTWELVQKTQRGRAIFTQPPMPIKCAGAPQKALYLSADHWLKTKRLDNIDIDFCNAGGVLFGVPAYVGALQSYMDKYGVSPSYNHNLVKVDGDQRKAWFDVTDAEGNKSQLCKDFDMLHVCPVQQAPAFIADSGLADQGGWLAVDPHSLCHTEYANIWGLGDVMNTTNAKTMAAVRKQVPVVAKNIISVQAGQAPRAKYDGYGSCPLTVERGKIVLAEFCYGGRVAPSFPNWINAGTKPTRLAWWLKSLALPFVYWHMMLKGREWMTHCPEEKT
- the sulP gene encoding sulfate permease, which translates into the protein MDKASDYLPALKWMRSYSGDDLKADMVAGLVVTMMLIPQSLAYALLAGVPAEVGLYASILPLIAYSLFGSSRTLSVGPVAVVSLMTVVSLSNIVTQGTADYLSAAIALAFLSGLFLLIMGLFKLGFVANFLSHTVVSGFITASGIIIALSQVRHLLGISGAGDTLPTIALSLLNSSDSIHTYTAVLGVAVLAFLVWARTAVVPICKRMGVTDSNAQLMAKLAPVLAVITTLLLAWMVDLERAGVAVVGSIPSGLPRLAWPQLSFALFQQLWLPALSIAIIGYVESVSVGKTLAAKRRENIDPNQELIALGSANIASAFSAGFPVTGGISRTVVNFDAGAKTQAASIFAAVGIAVAAMFLTPALYFLPKVTLAATIIVAVLTVVDFSILGKTLRFSANDFRAVAITLVGTLLFGVEVGVLCGVMLSILLYLYRTSVPHVAEVGLVEGTQHFRNIQRYQVTTEPSVLNLRVDESLFFANASVLENLIYQKVYANDLIAHVVLICSAVNEIDYSAHEMLERVNQRLAEQGVSLNLSEVKGPVMDALRYSGLAKQLSGSIYLTQFDAFQHLRAISNK
- a CDS encoding cytochrome ubiquinol oxidase subunit I; translated protein: MEFDPFVLSRIQFAANISFHILFPSITIGLCWFLVYFRIQYLRTNDKSWEYAYFSWVKIFALTFALGVVSGITMSFQFGTNWPGFMEKVGNIAGPLLGYEVLTAFFMEASFLGIMLFGKDRVSERVHLISTVLVAVGTTFSAFWILSLNSWMQTPAGYEIRDGIFYATDWWQIVFNPSFPYRMTHMLLASLLTSAFMIAGISAWRILRSKDGPSTWLLLRSSLIAAAVLTPTQILVGDLHGLNSLEHQPAKIAAVEAVWETGSGVPFTLLGMPNEETKTTDYAIKIPKLASLVLVHDAEGELPGLDQFEGEHPPVAAVFWSFRVMVGVGMLMLIMSWYGCWKLLRNSTFSKIYLTLLAPMAFSGWVAVLAGWYVTEIGRQPWVVYGLLRSRDVVAEHPPEILLGTLIGYLALYVFLLISYIGALAHLSSKPPRSGVVMHEYHLNNQGRS
- a CDS encoding cytochrome d ubiquinol oxidase subunit II — translated: MEQFLPIAFMLVMGLALLIYVILDGYDLGVGMLLPFADDQQKDLMIASIGPFWDANETWIVLGVGVLLIAFPAAHGVILTSMYIPITIMLLGLILRGVAFDFRVKAGDARKERWNKIFFAGSVIASVSQGWMLGSYITGLQDNLTSILFSALISVTLPSLYVLLGAAWLMMKTEDELFNKALRWARLAIVPMGLGLLLVSIATPIVSSSIAEKWFTMPNALGLLPIPLSCILIYGGLLWVLRRPDILNRGYAWTLFAGLVIICLMASLGLAYSLFPYIVIDRLTIWEAAAATESLQMIFYGVAVTLPAIIGYTIFVYKIFHGKARELSYE